From Anabaena sphaerica FACHB-251, one genomic window encodes:
- a CDS encoding peptidoglycan-binding domain-containing protein — MNKLWKYGAITGIMFTMLVLDVSSALSAPKPKYSRCKNSQEYCLRRGDRGRLVDDLIGGLICVGIDNVNSEKKDDPDYAVFTEKVENAVKEFQKTANIKPDGIARPATIKAIQYGC, encoded by the coding sequence ATGAACAAACTATGGAAATATGGAGCAATTACAGGCATAATGTTTACAATGTTGGTACTAGATGTATCATCAGCATTGTCAGCACCCAAACCCAAGTATTCCAGATGTAAGAATAGTCAGGAATATTGTTTACGAAGGGGAGACAGGGGAAGATTAGTTGATGACTTAATTGGTGGTTTAATCTGCGTTGGTATTGATAATGTCAATTCTGAGAAAAAAGATGACCCCGATTATGCGGTGTTTACTGAAAAAGTAGAAAATGCAGTCAAGGAATTTCAGAAAACTGCCAATATCAAACCCGATGGCATTGCTAGACCTGCGACTATCAAAGCTATTCAATATGGTTGTTAA